In a genomic window of candidate division KSB1 bacterium:
- a CDS encoding insulinase family protein: MPAKSDAPDRNGLPKLGTPPTAKFPELQRATLSNGLKIVLAERHSVPMVNFNLLVDAGYAADQFGKPGTGSLAVDMLDEGTKNKTALEISDELCGE, encoded by the coding sequence TTGCCAGCAAAGTCAGACGCTCCGGATCGCAACGGGTTACCTAAACTTGGCACTCCACCAACCGCCAAGTTTCCCGAGCTCCAACGAGCCACCCTATCCAATGGTCTAAAGATTGTTTTGGCGGAACGTCATTCCGTACCTATGGTCAACTTTAATTTGCTTGTTGATGCCGGTTACGCTGCCGATCAATTTGGCAAACCCGGAACCGGAAGCCTGGCTGTAGATATGTTGGATGAAGGGACCAAAAATAAAACCGCCTTGGAGATTAGCGATGAGCTATGCGGAGAGTAG